The following proteins come from a genomic window of Sesamum indicum cultivar Zhongzhi No. 13 linkage group LG10, S_indicum_v1.0, whole genome shotgun sequence:
- the LOC105171523 gene encoding pentatricopeptide repeat-containing protein At3g06920 isoform X2, with translation MRALFIGRGLKIQIELKPFCLSNSCKRFSYSNDGPSDMDVHKENEGPFKKGRWTVSDINAGNGQTLRKHEVVRRAVENACHVLESGPWGPSLENALSTVDDKPQADVVIGVLRRMKDVDLGVKYFRWVERVTNQVNSPETYNSLLMLMARCKKFDGFEHVFEEMSLAGFSPSFETSVELVSSCVKAQRLKEAFDLIETMRKFKFRPGFSAYTTLIGALAMVHKPNHPDLMLSLFYQMQELGYEVNVHLFTTLIRVLARDGRVDAALSLLDEMKSNSFDVDIVLYNVCIDCFGKVGKVDIAWKFFHEIKSHGLMPDDVSYTSMIAVLCKASRLTEAVELFEQMEQNRTVPCAYAYNTMIMGYGSAGRFDEAYGLLERQRLKGSIPSVIAYNSLLTCLGKKGKVDEALKIFNEMKKDAMPNLSTYNILVDMLSRTGKLDAALEMQNDMKETGLVPNIMTVNIMIDRLCKANKLDEAYSIFQGMDHKVCPPNKVTFCSLIDGMGRHGRVDDAYRLYEQMLDSDVIADAIVYTSLIRSFFKSGRKEDGHKIYKEMVRRGVSPDLTLLNTYMDCAFKAGETEKGRSLFEEIKSRFTPDARSYSILIHGLIKAGFARETYELFYAMKEQGCVLDTLAYNTVIDGFCKSGKVNKAYQLLEEMKAKGHQPTVVTYGSVIDGLAKIDRLDEAYMLFEEAKSFGVELNVVVYSSLVDGFGKVGRIDEAYLIIEEMMQKDLMPNVQTWNCLLDALVKAEEIDEALVCWNSMKDLKCTPNIITYSILINGLCRVRKFNKAFVFWQEMQKQGLKPNAITYLTMISGLAKAGNVLEADKLFERFKANGGIPDSACYNTMIEGLSIANRATEAYKLFEETRLKGCNIYTKTCVVLLDALHKAECIEQAAIVGAVLRETAKSQHASRSL, from the exons atgagGGCGCTGTTCATAGGccgag GGTTGAAAATTCAGATTGAGCTGAAACCCTTTTGCCTGTCTAACTCTTGTAAGAGATTTTCATATTCTAATGATGGACCCTCTGATATGGATGttcataaagaaaatgaaggcCCCTTCAAGAAGGGGAGGTGGACCGTTTCTGATATTAATGCTGGAAATGGCcaaactttgagaaaacatgAAGTTGTTAGGCGTGCGGTTGAGAATGCCTGTCACGTTCTGGAAAGTGGTCCTTGGGGACCTTCCTTGGAGAATGCTCTGTCTACAGTTGATGATAAACCTCAGGCAGATGTGGTTATTGGAGTTTTGAGGAGGATGAAGGATGTTGATTTAGGTGTTAAGTATTTTAGATGGGTTGAGAGGGTGACCAATCAAGTGAATTCTCCAGAAACATATAATTCGCTTCTCATGTTAATGGCTAGGTGTAAGAAATTTGACGGATTTGAACATGTTTTCGAGGAAATGAGTCTTGCTGGATTTAGTCCTTCTTTCGAAACAAGCGTGGAATTAGTTTCCAGCTGTGTGAAGGCACAAAGATTGAAAGAGGCATTTGATCTTATTGAAACcatgagaaaatttaaattccgCCCTGGGTTTTCGGCTTACACAACGCTTATAGGTGCATTGGCTATGGTTCATAAGCCCAATCACCCTGATCTCATGCTTTCCCTCTTTTATCAGATGCAGGAGTTAGGATATGAAGTTAATGTGCATTTGTTCACAACTTTAATTCGTGTACTCGCCCGTGATGGCCGGGTGGATGCTGCTCTCTCCTTGTTGGATGAGATGAAGAGCAATTCATTTGATGTAGACATCGTTCTCTATAATGTATGTATTGACTGCTTCGGTAAGGTTGGTAAGGTGGATATTGCTTGGAAATTCTTTCATGAGATAAAATCCCATGGTCTCATGCCTGATGATGTGTCATATACGAGCATGATAGCAGTTCTCTGCAAGGCTAGTAGGTTGACTGAAGCTGTTGAGTTGTTTGAGCAAATGGAGCAGAATCGCACTGTGCCCTGTGCATATGCTTACAACACCATGATCATGGGTTATGGTTCTGCTGGACGGTTTGATGAAGCTTATGGTTTGCTTGAGAGGCAAAGACTGAAGGGGTCCATACCAAGTGTGATTGCTTACAATAGCCTTCTTACTTGTCTTGGTAAGAAAGGAAAAGTAGACGAggctttaaaaatttttaatgagaTGAAAAAGGATGCCATGCCGAACCTCTCTACGTATAATATTCTTGTAGACATGCTTTCTAGGACAGGAAAACTTGATGCAGCTTTAGAGATGCAAAATGATATGAAGGAAACTGGCTTGGTTCCAAACATAATGACTGTTAACATTATGATTGATCGACTGTGTAAAGCTAACAAACTTGACGAGGCTTATTCCATTTTTCAGGGCATGGATCATAAAGTTTGTCCCCCAAATAAAGTTACATTTTGTTCATTGATAGATGGCATGGGTAGGCATGGCAGAGTAGATGATGCGTATAGATTGTACGAGCAGATGTTAGATTCTGATGTGATTGCGGATGCAATTGTCTATACATCTCTCATCAGGAGCTTTTTCAAATCTGGCAGAAAGGAGGATGGGCATAAGATTTACAAGGAAATGGTTCGCAGAGGCGTTTCTCCAGACCTTACACTCCTTAATACCTATATGGATTGTGCATTTAAAGCTGGTGAAACAGAAAAAGGCAGAAGTTTGTTTGAGGAAATTAAGTCTCGGTTTACCCCTGATGCACGGAGCTATTCGATTCTAATTCATGGTCTCATAAAGGCTGGATTTGCTCGCGAGACATATGAGCTATTCTACGCAATGAAAGAACAGGGGTGTGTTCTTGATACCCTTGCTTATAACACTGTTATAGATGGATTCTGCAAATCAGGTAAAGTGAACAAAGCTTACCAGCTTTTGGAGGAAATGAAGGCAAAAGGTCATCAACCAACTGTAGTTACTTATGGTTCTGTCATTGATGGGCTTGCTAAGATTGACAGGCTTGATGAAGCCTATATGCTCTTTGAAGAAGCAAAATCATTTGGCGTGGAATTAAATGTAGTTGTTTATAGTAGTCTCGTGGATGGGTTCGGAAAGGTGGGTAGAATTGATGAAGCATATCTCATCATAGAGGAAATGATGCAAAAGGATTTAATGCCGAATGTCCAAACATGGAATTGCTTGCTTGATGCACTTGTGAAGGCAGAAGAAATAGATGAAGCCCTTGTCTGCTGGAATTCTATGAAGGACTTGAAATGCACTCCTAATATCATAACCTATAGCATCCTTATAAATGGTCTTTGTAGGGTTCGAAAATTCAACAAAGCCTTTGTTTTTTGGCAGGAGATGCAGAAACAAGGGTTGAAACCTAACGCAATCACCTATCTCACGATGATATCTGGGCTCGCCAAGGCTGGAAATGTATTGGAGGCCGACAAACTCTTTGAGAGGTTCAAGGCCAATGGAGGTATACCTGATTCTGCATGCTATAATACAATGATAGAAGGGTTAAGCATAGCAAATAGGGCAACGGAAGCATATAAGCTATTCGAAGAAACCAGGCTGAAGGGTTGTAACATATATACCAAAACTTGTGTGGTTCTATTGGACGCCCTGCATAAAGCTGAATGTATTGAGCAGGCAGCAATAGTGGGTGCTGTATTAAGGGAAACAGCTAAATCGCAGCATGCTTCCAGATCATTGTAA
- the LOC105171523 gene encoding pentatricopeptide repeat-containing protein At3g06920 isoform X1 — protein sequence MRALFIGRAGLKIQIELKPFCLSNSCKRFSYSNDGPSDMDVHKENEGPFKKGRWTVSDINAGNGQTLRKHEVVRRAVENACHVLESGPWGPSLENALSTVDDKPQADVVIGVLRRMKDVDLGVKYFRWVERVTNQVNSPETYNSLLMLMARCKKFDGFEHVFEEMSLAGFSPSFETSVELVSSCVKAQRLKEAFDLIETMRKFKFRPGFSAYTTLIGALAMVHKPNHPDLMLSLFYQMQELGYEVNVHLFTTLIRVLARDGRVDAALSLLDEMKSNSFDVDIVLYNVCIDCFGKVGKVDIAWKFFHEIKSHGLMPDDVSYTSMIAVLCKASRLTEAVELFEQMEQNRTVPCAYAYNTMIMGYGSAGRFDEAYGLLERQRLKGSIPSVIAYNSLLTCLGKKGKVDEALKIFNEMKKDAMPNLSTYNILVDMLSRTGKLDAALEMQNDMKETGLVPNIMTVNIMIDRLCKANKLDEAYSIFQGMDHKVCPPNKVTFCSLIDGMGRHGRVDDAYRLYEQMLDSDVIADAIVYTSLIRSFFKSGRKEDGHKIYKEMVRRGVSPDLTLLNTYMDCAFKAGETEKGRSLFEEIKSRFTPDARSYSILIHGLIKAGFARETYELFYAMKEQGCVLDTLAYNTVIDGFCKSGKVNKAYQLLEEMKAKGHQPTVVTYGSVIDGLAKIDRLDEAYMLFEEAKSFGVELNVVVYSSLVDGFGKVGRIDEAYLIIEEMMQKDLMPNVQTWNCLLDALVKAEEIDEALVCWNSMKDLKCTPNIITYSILINGLCRVRKFNKAFVFWQEMQKQGLKPNAITYLTMISGLAKAGNVLEADKLFERFKANGGIPDSACYNTMIEGLSIANRATEAYKLFEETRLKGCNIYTKTCVVLLDALHKAECIEQAAIVGAVLRETAKSQHASRSL from the exons atgagGGCGCTGTTCATAGGccgag CAGGGTTGAAAATTCAGATTGAGCTGAAACCCTTTTGCCTGTCTAACTCTTGTAAGAGATTTTCATATTCTAATGATGGACCCTCTGATATGGATGttcataaagaaaatgaaggcCCCTTCAAGAAGGGGAGGTGGACCGTTTCTGATATTAATGCTGGAAATGGCcaaactttgagaaaacatgAAGTTGTTAGGCGTGCGGTTGAGAATGCCTGTCACGTTCTGGAAAGTGGTCCTTGGGGACCTTCCTTGGAGAATGCTCTGTCTACAGTTGATGATAAACCTCAGGCAGATGTGGTTATTGGAGTTTTGAGGAGGATGAAGGATGTTGATTTAGGTGTTAAGTATTTTAGATGGGTTGAGAGGGTGACCAATCAAGTGAATTCTCCAGAAACATATAATTCGCTTCTCATGTTAATGGCTAGGTGTAAGAAATTTGACGGATTTGAACATGTTTTCGAGGAAATGAGTCTTGCTGGATTTAGTCCTTCTTTCGAAACAAGCGTGGAATTAGTTTCCAGCTGTGTGAAGGCACAAAGATTGAAAGAGGCATTTGATCTTATTGAAACcatgagaaaatttaaattccgCCCTGGGTTTTCGGCTTACACAACGCTTATAGGTGCATTGGCTATGGTTCATAAGCCCAATCACCCTGATCTCATGCTTTCCCTCTTTTATCAGATGCAGGAGTTAGGATATGAAGTTAATGTGCATTTGTTCACAACTTTAATTCGTGTACTCGCCCGTGATGGCCGGGTGGATGCTGCTCTCTCCTTGTTGGATGAGATGAAGAGCAATTCATTTGATGTAGACATCGTTCTCTATAATGTATGTATTGACTGCTTCGGTAAGGTTGGTAAGGTGGATATTGCTTGGAAATTCTTTCATGAGATAAAATCCCATGGTCTCATGCCTGATGATGTGTCATATACGAGCATGATAGCAGTTCTCTGCAAGGCTAGTAGGTTGACTGAAGCTGTTGAGTTGTTTGAGCAAATGGAGCAGAATCGCACTGTGCCCTGTGCATATGCTTACAACACCATGATCATGGGTTATGGTTCTGCTGGACGGTTTGATGAAGCTTATGGTTTGCTTGAGAGGCAAAGACTGAAGGGGTCCATACCAAGTGTGATTGCTTACAATAGCCTTCTTACTTGTCTTGGTAAGAAAGGAAAAGTAGACGAggctttaaaaatttttaatgagaTGAAAAAGGATGCCATGCCGAACCTCTCTACGTATAATATTCTTGTAGACATGCTTTCTAGGACAGGAAAACTTGATGCAGCTTTAGAGATGCAAAATGATATGAAGGAAACTGGCTTGGTTCCAAACATAATGACTGTTAACATTATGATTGATCGACTGTGTAAAGCTAACAAACTTGACGAGGCTTATTCCATTTTTCAGGGCATGGATCATAAAGTTTGTCCCCCAAATAAAGTTACATTTTGTTCATTGATAGATGGCATGGGTAGGCATGGCAGAGTAGATGATGCGTATAGATTGTACGAGCAGATGTTAGATTCTGATGTGATTGCGGATGCAATTGTCTATACATCTCTCATCAGGAGCTTTTTCAAATCTGGCAGAAAGGAGGATGGGCATAAGATTTACAAGGAAATGGTTCGCAGAGGCGTTTCTCCAGACCTTACACTCCTTAATACCTATATGGATTGTGCATTTAAAGCTGGTGAAACAGAAAAAGGCAGAAGTTTGTTTGAGGAAATTAAGTCTCGGTTTACCCCTGATGCACGGAGCTATTCGATTCTAATTCATGGTCTCATAAAGGCTGGATTTGCTCGCGAGACATATGAGCTATTCTACGCAATGAAAGAACAGGGGTGTGTTCTTGATACCCTTGCTTATAACACTGTTATAGATGGATTCTGCAAATCAGGTAAAGTGAACAAAGCTTACCAGCTTTTGGAGGAAATGAAGGCAAAAGGTCATCAACCAACTGTAGTTACTTATGGTTCTGTCATTGATGGGCTTGCTAAGATTGACAGGCTTGATGAAGCCTATATGCTCTTTGAAGAAGCAAAATCATTTGGCGTGGAATTAAATGTAGTTGTTTATAGTAGTCTCGTGGATGGGTTCGGAAAGGTGGGTAGAATTGATGAAGCATATCTCATCATAGAGGAAATGATGCAAAAGGATTTAATGCCGAATGTCCAAACATGGAATTGCTTGCTTGATGCACTTGTGAAGGCAGAAGAAATAGATGAAGCCCTTGTCTGCTGGAATTCTATGAAGGACTTGAAATGCACTCCTAATATCATAACCTATAGCATCCTTATAAATGGTCTTTGTAGGGTTCGAAAATTCAACAAAGCCTTTGTTTTTTGGCAGGAGATGCAGAAACAAGGGTTGAAACCTAACGCAATCACCTATCTCACGATGATATCTGGGCTCGCCAAGGCTGGAAATGTATTGGAGGCCGACAAACTCTTTGAGAGGTTCAAGGCCAATGGAGGTATACCTGATTCTGCATGCTATAATACAATGATAGAAGGGTTAAGCATAGCAAATAGGGCAACGGAAGCATATAAGCTATTCGAAGAAACCAGGCTGAAGGGTTGTAACATATATACCAAAACTTGTGTGGTTCTATTGGACGCCCTGCATAAAGCTGAATGTATTGAGCAGGCAGCAATAGTGGGTGCTGTATTAAGGGAAACAGCTAAATCGCAGCATGCTTCCAGATCATTGTAA
- the LOC105171520 gene encoding crescerin-1, whose product MALRPIDNALPVTPERPKKQAKIVIPAHNEKQQLPELVVNDENKAPLPQPSSADASIDYVSSENLKAFQDPDVKIQGLVGGLESKDWLKVCESLNDIRRFALYHSGLLLPFLDKVLSLMVKAIKNPRSALCKTSIMAASDIFKAFGGSLLDSTSDAFNQLLLQLLLKASQDKKFVCEEADRALLAMGEVMSPLPLLHKLGLYAGHTNLRVRAKAAISISNCVSRMDLKSMEEFGLVSLIKIVSNLLNDKLPEAREAARGIAISLFSAITENEEEKQEAWQSFCQSNLPAIRAQAMVKLVSS is encoded by the exons ATGGCGTTGAGGCCTATTGACAATGCATTGCCAGTCACTCCTGAAAGACCCAAGAAGCAAGCAAAAATCGTAATCCCGGCTCACAACGAGAAGCAACAATTGCCGGAACTTGTTGTGAATGACGAAAACAAAGCCCCTTTACCGCAACCATCTTCTGCGGATGCTTCCATTGACTACGTTTCCTCTGAAAATCTCAAAGCATTTCAAGACCCGGATGTTAAGATTCAG GGTCTTGTTGGTGGGTTAGAGTCTAAAGATTGGTTGAAGGTTTGTGAATCACTCAATGATATTAGGCGTTTTGCGCTCTATCACTCCGGTCTCTTGCTGCCATTTCT GGACAAAGTGCTTTCACTGATGGTGAAGGCAATCAAGAATCCAAGAAGTGCACTGTGCAAGACCTCTATCATGGCTGCTTCTGATATTTTTAAGGCCTTTGGTGGAAGTTTACTCGACTCCACTTCTGACGCTTTCAACCAGTTG TTGTTGCAGCTATTACTGAAAGCTTCCCAAGATAAGAAATTTGTATGTGAAGAAGCAGACAGGGCATTGTTGGCAATGGGGGAGGTCATGTCTCCTCTTCCCTTGCTCCACAAGCTCGGTTTGTACGCCGGGCACACAAACCTCAGAGTCAGAGCAAAAGCTGCAATTTCTATCTCTAACTGTGTTTCCAGAATG GATCTGAAAAGTATGGAAGAATTTGGCTTGGTttcattgatcaaaatcgtgtcaaatttgttaaacgacAAGCTTCCCGAGGCAAGAGAGGCAGCAAGAGGTATTGCAATTTCACTGTTCAGCGCAATTACAGAGAATGAAGAAGAGAAGCAGGAGGCCTGGCAAAGCTTTTGCCAGTCTAATCTTCCAGCCATTCGTGCACAAGCTATGGTTAAACTTGTTTCGTCTTAA